The Mytilus galloprovincialis chromosome 7, xbMytGall1.hap1.1, whole genome shotgun sequence genome has a window encoding:
- the LOC143082339 gene encoding uncharacterized protein LOC143082339: protein MVDIRIFVLCLALKGTIVAAEYCYSYGGYMYCSDGCCGSYYNKYCCSYNGGVIAGIVIGCLFGLAVLIALVVACCVAVKKSGTSGRVIPSGQGVAMVQTSSQQQQAMYPPPQGMQPQYGQYPQSGQYPPPGRQYPQGGQYPQGGQYPPPPPSYAAHPPPY from the exons ATGGTGGACATTCGTATTTTTGTATTATGTTTGGCTTTAAAAG gGACAATAGTAGCAGCTGAATATTGCTACAGCTATGGTGGTTATATGTACTGTAGCGATGGATGTTGTGGTTCTTATTATAACAAGTATTGTTGTTCATA CAACGGAGGTGTGATCGCAGGAATAGTAATTGGTTGTTTATTTGGATTGGCTGTACTGATAGCATTGGTAGTGGCATGCTGTGTGGCAGTGAAGAAGTCAGGTACTAGTGGCAGGGTTATTCCAAGTGGTCAAGGTGTAGCAATGGTCCAAACGTCATCACAGCAACAACAAG caaTGTATCCACCACCTCAGGGTATGCAACCGCAGTACGGACAATATCCACAGAGTGGTCAGTATCCACCACCAGGAAGACAGTATCCACAGGGTGGACAATATCCACAGGGTGGTCAATATCCACCTCCTCCACCAAGTTATGCTGCTCATCCACCGCCTTATTGA